In Aricia agestis chromosome 5, ilAriAges1.1, whole genome shotgun sequence, the genomic stretch AAGGCACTAATACTTACATTCAAATTATCAAATATAAATGAATTACAACCTGTTTCTTTGTTAGAAGTTATATATAAAAACGATTTACAGGATGCATTTCCTAACTTGAGCACAGCTCCTAAAATTTATGCAACCCTTCCTGTAACTTCTGCTTCATGTGAGAAAAGCTTCAGTAAAATGAAGCTTCTCAAAAATTATTTACGCTCCACAATGTGCCAAGAGCGCTTGTTGTCCATTGAGAAACAACAacctaaaatcaaaattatgaaAGTGTAATTGACGATTTCGCTGAAATGAAATCGAGAAAAATAAacctttaattttataatattaataaacaattttataaaaatcatagCATTTTATTTAATCACCAATTGAAAacgcacatttttgcttggagggcggcaaattgggattctgctcccccctttttaaaacgtagatccgggcctgtggacgctttacaccacgtcagtctggccccgtgctaagtacctgaaggacctgcgttacgggtaccagacaacggaaatatatttaatacttttatactatacatatatttaagatttttattatatgatacacatatttaatacacaaccatgacccaggaacattgaaaactttttgttccgtcggcgggattcgaacccgcgacccccggcttgagctaccgacaggcgacagcccacccactgagccacagaggtcgtcaaataatgGATTGGTCGCAAGACGAAACATTTAAGTTCATAGAACTATTTCAAAAAGAACGAATAATTTGGGACCCTAAACATAAATGTCACAagaaccaatgagtttctaaaagtaacatagaatatcattgacaaGAACAGTCAAAAAGTTAGCTTCCTTTTATTGAAATTAGTGACGTAGCAGTATAAGCCCAGTACGCACAAACTTGTTGCTGCTAAAATTTTGACGTCCTCCATTGTTGCTAGCTCAAAGACGACTGAACTCGGCACGCGAGTGTAAACAGGCATGAGGCAACATAATAACCATCGATTAACACCAGCCTCGCACGAGGGACGaggcgagccacgaggcgaggTACGAAGCGCGAGTCTAAAGGCCGTATAAGTTTATGATAAAAACAGGTTACCACAGTATTGAGTTAAGCAGTAAGCTATTATTTATTTCTCTACTCAAAAAGCTGAATCaccataaaaagtaaaaaaaaaaacatctcagATGGCTGTCACTTGTCAGAATGCTGTCAAAATATGTCATTTGAAACTTGaagaaaatataaacaaaacttGCGCGCTGGTTcctgtattaatataattatattttaaacgtcTGTTTTCATAATAAccaaaagtatattatattataacacctATACGTTTATAGCTGAATAATGTCATCTCATGGGCCTTTCTAGCTTTCCGTACATTTTCAGTTAGTTTTGGCTAAGGAAGTCACAAATCGAAACTCACGAAATGATTGAGTTTCTGTATTTATTTCCCCAGTTGTCTCCCTAAGAATACTGTAAAATGACTTCAATAACTGAAGGTAATTTTAAGTTGTTTTACTTTATAATTCTTAACAAAATTTtgcaaaatatttcataatatttcttaactataataattatttattgtgatAATTTCAGAATCACCAACCAATTTCACTGATACAAACCCAAAGTTTTCTGTACGCGTAGTTGTATGCGATCATTATACCACCAAACCTGTACCGGGGCTTGATGTAATTTACTCTGAATTTCGAGGGTCTGATATAAAGCAGGTAATTTGAACAATTAAATTCTAGTTTTTACTAAGTATTATCTTAAATTATTcttcaaaacttatttaaaatgaTAGTATAGTAAGAAACCTACAGTATTTGTATTAATGTCATCAGGTACCTGTGCTACGAGTATTTGGATCAACACCAGATGGAAAAAAGGCATGCTTACATATCCACGGagtttttccatatttttatttaccatGTCCAACTCCAAACCCAGAACCCCGGTTACTTTATCAGGTATGATTTTGGTGATATCAAATTTTttctatgtataatatttttattttttagtatttgcccATTCATGAACCTATTGCAGAGTAGAAGATTACAAAGTTAAGTCATATCAATATTTCACCAGGCTTTATCTCACCATGATAGCAAGGCAGTTGAAACTTGAAACCcaaccaatataaaaaatattgttttctgtttttattttagattgcCGCAAGCttggacaaagctattaataTTGCTATGAAACAAGCTACTTCTGTTACTCAGCATGTGTATAAAATATCTCTAGTCAAAGGATTGTAAGTAAAAGTAACTGATATTAAACCTTATTAAATTCTAAGCAATTATATGTATGCAATGCATatgatgttttaataatattatattatttttctacttTTTGCAGGCCATTCTATGGATTTCATGATAaagaacatttatttttaaaaatatttttgtataatccTGGTCTTATAAAACAAGCAGTTGAACTCTGCAGCAATGGTGCAATATCTGGCCAGGTGTTGCAGCCTCATGAGTCCCATCTAAATTTCACATTACAATTTTTCATAGATTTTAATCTCTTTGGAATGAGTAGCATTGATTTGCATCAGGTAATATTCCGAAAGGATGGCATGTCTCAAAAAAGTGATGATATTTTAAGTCCAGAAACCCTAGGTCTGAAACCAGAAAGTGTTTGCTACTATGAAGCAGACTGTGTTGCTTCACATATCATCAACCGTCAAAGGGTAGGAAATGGGGAAGGCATAGAAAACCCTGGCCTGGAAGAAGTATGGAAGCAGGAATCAGAAAGACGTAAACAATTGAATGTGTCGATGGCGTCCAAATCATTATCTCAGGGAAGATTAAAAAGTGAGGAAACAGACTCTCACTATAAACACGAAAGTTTATTCAATCTCAAGATATCCCAGTTGATAGAGAAACCTGTAGAAATATTGGATACTGATACTATAGCTACTGACATTGTACATTATCCAGCTGAAACACAGGAAGGCTCTCAGATATTAAATGCCACTGATATCAGCACACATGTTAGCGAGCATATGCTTAATTCTTCAGTCACACCTTCATTTCCTAAGAGAATTATTAATCAATCGCATAATACCTCTGAATCATTAGATAATACAGTAGTAGATGAAGACATTGCATTGAACAGTAGCTTTTCATTACAATACagtcaaatattatgtaagtattaccTCATATTCAAAGTAAAGACTTTATAATACTCAGAGAGAGACTTTACAATATGTAAGCACTAAGTACACTATTTTTTTGTTGGATATTATGTATTGAGCTAAGCTTTTGTTTGTAGTGGACAATGAAGATTTAGAACTCGTTGACATGCTGCAACACCTAGATGAAAGACCCATTGAGGATGACAGTATAATGGGAACACAGAGGAGAGAAGAATCTGATGAGGAGTTAGATGATGTTGAATATTCACATATCTACAATGATGACACCATTGTATTGGAAAGAGGGTAAGAGTGACAGTAACTTATAATATCTAATAGCATacctgcttgcaattcatagctattaatattatctaaataatCTAAAGAACTTTCAGTTCATTCATTCCAGTAATGAAGATAATGATGAAAGTGAAGATTTGACATCCTGGGATGATTCATTTTGGGAAGGTGCAAATATACCGCAGTTGGACGGAGCTTGCGACGATGATcgtaagttttaaattaaaatttttatccttttaaagctttttaaattttgaaaataataaaaacacgaTACTATGTTGTTCTTTAGATGTAAAGAAagtaagaaaaagaaaaatgaGACCATTTAAACTTGGATTATCTCGACCAAAAGcaaagaaaaacaaaacagaaaaaataataaacgacCAACTTTCGTCCAGCCCTGTAAATAATGCGGAATGCGGATGCGAAGAGAAGGAATCAACAATTACAGTCAATAAAGAGGATGGATGGTCAAGTAGTatagatgataatgatgatgatgaaattaaTGTGTCCAGAGAAATCGATATTGATAGTATATCCAGTTGCCATATAAGGGCAAAGAGTGTATCACAAAGTCAATGCAGTAATGAATCCATTTCCATTCTTCATCATGTGGCACAAAGTATTACACAAAAAGATAACAGTGAAGATCctgatagtaaaattaaaatcaaagaagagaATATAGGTATAGGTAAAGATAAATTAGTGAATAGGTTAGAAAATTTTGAACACAtagaaaataacattaattttaaaaatattgaaccaGTAGCTGGTCCGTCCCGTCCATATAAtagagaaataaataaaacttattttaatattttatctgatAGTGATTCTTCTCCTGATGAAAATGAAGTTGGTATTAAAAGTTTCTATGACACATCAAAAATTTTTGATATAACTGATACTGATTTAACGGATGAAAGTATTGCCCATAATTTTAGCTCTAACGAAAAACACAGTGTTCATGTAAAAGAAGAATTAAATACAACGATGAATACATGTAACTATAATCATAGTATGTCACTATCAAACTCAAATACATGTATATCAGAAATGAAAATTGAACCTCCAACAATGAGTACACTGAAAGTTATAACACCAAAAATAAAGCCTCCTAGTAAAATGGATGTTTTGAATACTATAGAAAAATATTCTATTCCGAAAACAAGGAATCCGGAACCCCATTTCTCAAACTACAAAGATGTCGGAGATAAAGTTGAATTGGGTCATGTaacattaaaagttaaaagtaaatttgCACAAGATCAAAAACCCTTCGAAAGAGTTCATAATACTACAACAATTGAAGAATGGAGACACCTGTTGTTTTTACAAACTAATGACATAAGCGAGGAAAATTCTAAAGCGATAGATCTACAGCAAGTACTCGCTAGTAATAGATCTTGCATTTTAACACCCGTGAAACGCGCACCTACTACAGCTGAAGTTACAGAATGGTTAGAGCAAAGGAACGAAGCCAATGATAATAAATCTCACACTGATGAAACAGAATGTAAGATTGTAGAAGAAATTGATAATTCCCAGGCAATAGGTCTTAACGAAACTGAAATTAATAATAGCCTGAGTCTAGAATCAAGTAAAAAGGTAGGCAAAAGACACTTTAAATTCACTGAACATATTGTGATAAATCATGCATCAATCAACagtttgtttaattgttttcAGGATATAAACGATTTGAATACAACAATGCAAGTTACTATGCAACCCGATGGATCGTTTCTTTGCTTTGGTAGTAGTGAAAATACTAATAGAAACACATGTACGCCAATTTTGGAGGTGAATAACATACATTATGTTATTACTATAGAAACAAAGAAcaagaattaaataatattaatctttATCGTTtctgtattaataataataattaagtactacAATCTATACATTTGCAGATGGACTTTCTCACAATCATGATTCTTGAAGTTCACACGGATGTTCGCGGAGATTTGAACCCCGACCCGGCGCGGGACCAAATCAAAGCGTTGTTTGTCACCGTCTTCAACGACTGCCCATCAGATCACACGCTTCAGAGATACATCACACAAGTATTCGTGGCCGACACGAAGGACGGCTTCAAACAGTTCGATAGATGCACATTCAGATACGATATATCCTATTTCAACACCGAACATGAAATACTAGAGAAACTTGTAGACTTCGTGAAAATACATGATCCCGATATTATGTGCGGGTACGAAATAGAAATGAACTCGTGGGGATACGCCGTAGAGAGGTCCCAGATGTTGGGAATGGAAATGGTGAGGGAGCTCTCTCGAATAACGGACAAAAATC encodes the following:
- the LOC121727471 gene encoding DNA polymerase zeta catalytic subunit, producing MTSITEESPTNFTDTNPKFSVRVVVCDHYTTKPVPGLDVIYSEFRGSDIKQVPVLRVFGSTPDGKKACLHIHGVFPYFYLPCPTPNPEPRLLYQIAASLDKAINIAMKQATSVTQHVYKISLVKGLPFYGFHDKEHLFLKIFLYNPGLIKQAVELCSNGAISGQVLQPHESHLNFTLQFFIDFNLFGMSSIDLHQVIFRKDGMSQKSDDILSPETLGLKPESVCYYEADCVASHIINRQRVGNGEGIENPGLEEVWKQESERRKQLNVSMASKSLSQGRLKSEETDSHYKHESLFNLKISQLIEKPVEILDTDTIATDIVHYPAETQEGSQILNATDISTHVSEHMLNSSVTPSFPKRIINQSHNTSESLDNTVVDEDIALNSSFSLQYSQILLDNEDLELVDMLQHLDERPIEDDSIMGTQRREESDEELDDVEYSHIYNDDTIVLERGNEDNDESEDLTSWDDSFWEGANIPQLDGACDDDHVKKVRKRKMRPFKLGLSRPKAKKNKTEKIINDQLSSSPVNNAECGCEEKESTITVNKEDGWSSSIDDNDDDEINVSREIDIDSISSCHIRAKSVSQSQCSNESISILHHVAQSITQKDNSEDPDSKIKIKEENIGIGKDKLVNRLENFEHIENNINFKNIEPVAGPSRPYNREINKTYFNILSDSDSSPDENEVGIKSFYDTSKIFDITDTDLTDESIAHNFSSNEKHSVHVKEELNTTMNTCNYNHSMSLSNSNTCISEMKIEPPTMSTLKVITPKIKPPSKMDVLNTIEKYSIPKTRNPEPHFSNYKDVGDKVELGHVTLKVKSKFAQDQKPFERVHNTTTIEEWRHLLFLQTNDISEENSKAIDLQQVLASNRSCILTPVKRAPTTAEVTEWLEQRNEANDNKSHTDETECKIVEEIDNSQAIGLNETEINNSLSLESSKKDINDLNTTMQVTMQPDGSFLCFGSSENTNRNTCTPILEMDFLTIMILEVHTDVRGDLNPDPARDQIKALFVTVFNDCPSDHTLQRYITQVFVADTKDGFKQFDRCTFRYDISYFNTEHEILEKLVDFVKIHDPDIMCGYEIEMNSWGYAVERSQMLGMEMVRELSRITDKNRQKRWRHDDKELEGRVIGRITFNVWRLFRYELALSSYSFENCMYEILKERVPTYNHAQLAEWWDHESRMFRWIPMEHYLTRLSGTLRMLEKLDIINRTSELARLFGLQWWEVLSRGSQFRVESLMLRAARPLNLVALSPTVKQRAAMRAPECLPLIFEPESRFYTDPVIVLDFQSLYPSMMIAYNYCFSTCVGRVQNINGDAPYEFGAWKLRIPKAKLQALGKNGLIHWSPVGVGFVKPSVRRGVLPALLRRILAARQAVKKGMKLQTDENVKKAMHSRQLGLKLIANVTYGYTAANFSGRMPCVEVGDSVVAKGRETLERAIKLVASGRWNAKVVYGDTDSMFVLVPGGTRADAFAIGQDIADAVTADNPSPVALKLEKVYQPCILQTKKRYVGYMYESVDQPHPVYEAKGIETVRRDGCPAGVKLLQSALCELFSTGDASRVKRLVQAALGGLETAAPLDLVFTREYHGPTGYRPGAAAPPNEIAKRLVSRDGRAAPRSGWRVRWTVCAGAPGEPLVRLARTPAELLRDRGLRPHVTYYAARALLPPLHRCLSLLGLDVFKWWNEIGCNREAQSERVCGGGGIARYMRRGRCVLCGARGWRALCDSCASTPMQTAAALAARGARARALLQYCYTICQSCCGHRQYQQCENTECPVLWRRVSAREKLDQLQDILMNLPNSYNRESLEF